DNA from Planctomycetota bacterium:
CGTGCGGCGGCGGCTCACCGTGGAGAACGTGTCGTGAGAATCCTCACCTGCGAGGAAACGCGCGCCGCCTTGAGCGACCTGGTCGCCGGCGAGCTCGGCATGGCGGAAGGACGCTCCCTCGAGGCGCATCTGGCCGGCTGCGCGCGATGCACGGGCGTGGGGGAGGAGATCTTCTGGCAGGACCGGGTGCTGGCCGAGCGCGCGATCGAGCTCCATGGGGAACGCCTGGCGGCCCGGATTCGGGACATCCTGACCGGGGTGCGCCCGAAACAGGTGACCGAGCATCTGAGCGCGGTCCGGGTCCGGCCCCGCCGGCGGGGGGCGGCCCTTCGCGCGGCGGCCGCGGCGGCC
Protein-coding regions in this window:
- a CDS encoding zf-HC2 domain-containing protein — its product is MRILTCEETRAALSDLVAGELGMAEGRSLEAHLAGCARCTGVGEEIFWQDRVLAERAIELHGERLAARIRDILTGVRPKQVTEHLSAVRVRPRRRGAALRAAAAAA